The nucleotide sequence GCCCGCGTCGGCGGGTTCGAGCGGCGCGAACGGCCCCTCGGCGAGCGGGCCGTAGCGCTCTCTGCCTCCGGCGCGATAAAGGGTGATGGTCGGGGCGCGCAGCGCATACGCGACGTGCGCGGGGCCCGAGTCGTTGGTGATGAAAAGGGCGAGGCGCGTCAGCGCGGCGCCGAAGGGCCCGAGGGCGGTCCGGCCGACGAGGTTCCGGCAACCGGGGATGCGCGCCTCGAGCACCGCCGCCTCTTCCGAGACGGTCGCCCCGCCGAGGAGCACGATGCTGCCGCCGTAGCGGCGATGCAGCGTGCGAGCGACTTCGACGAAGCGCTCGAGCGGCCAGCGCCGCCGCGGATCGTGCGATCCCGGATGCAGGCCGATGATCGGCTGCGGCAGCCCCGCGAGCAGCGCCTGCGCGTTCGCCCGATCGGAGGGGAAGAGGGGGTACGTCATTTCCTCTCCCCGCGGCAGGGCGCCGAGGAACCCGACGAGCCCGAGCAGGCGGCGGATCTCGTGTCCGTGATCCGGCCAGGGCAGGCACGCGTCGAGCAGCGAGGTATCGTCACCCGGCCGCGCGAAGCCCGCGGTGCTCGCCGCGCCCAGCATGAGCGTGAACGGATTGGCATACACGCCCGAGCCCTGCAGCTGGATCGCGAGATCGAAGCGCTCCCGCTGCATGCGCCGGAAAAAATCGAGCGCCCGCCGGGGATCGAAGAACTGCTGCGCGATGCCCGGATAACCGGGAAAGGCGATGAAGCCGTCGAGATAGGGCGACCGCACGACCGCGTCCTGCAACGCGGGAAGCGTGATCATGACCAGCTCGGCCTCGGGCAGCGCGTGTCGCAGGGCGCGCAGCGCCGGAGACGTGCACAGGAAGTCGCCGAGGCGCGAGGCGCGCAACAGCGCGACCTTGTGCGGCGGCCGCGGCAGGAGCGAGAGCAGGTTTTCGCCGTGCGCGTGTTCAACCATAGGCTTTCTCCGGAAGCAGGGTGAAGCGCGCGGCCATTTCGTCGAGCAGCACCAGGGCATGACCGTCGACGGTGCCTGCCGCATTCAGCACGGTCGACGGTTCCTCGGCGTGCCACGTCCCCGAGGGCATGATCGCGGCGCCGCCGTAGCGGCGCATGAGCAGGTTCTGCGCCAGCACCTCCTCGCCCGAGTGCCAGCGGGGCAGGCGGGGCCAGAAGGCGAAGCCGCCCACGTCGAGCAGCTTCGCGCGGTCGTAGAGCACGCACGACGCCACCCAGGCGACCTTGTAGAGCCGCGTGGCGGCGGGAGCGTGCTTCAGCGTGGCGTGGTAGAGGTTGGCGGCACGGTGCAGATGACGGCGCTCCCACGCCGGGCTGCCCGGCTCGACCGTCTCGGGACGCACCGGCCCGTCCCAGAACTCGACGCGCTGCTGGTCGGGGCGCACGTCCTCGCGGAACGACAGGCCCGACGGGAACGCGCCGACGAAGCCGCAGCGCTCGCGCGCAAGGGCGGTCACCAGCGCGTCGAGCACCCACGGCTCCATGAGCACGTCGTCGTCGAGGTACAGCACGAGCTCGGCCGTCGCCGCCTCGAGAAGGAACTGCCGCTGCTCCGCGATGCCGCGGCGTTCGTCGCGACGGTGCCACGCGACCGGCGCGCTCAGGGTCTCGACGATGCGTTTCAGCGAGGCGATCGTCGGATGCGCCAGCGCGGGCGCTTCGCTCTGGTCGGCGACGATCAAACGGTAGTCGCGGTACCGCTGGGCCGCGAGACCCGAGAGCGTCATGGCGAGCGCGAGCGGCCGATCGCACGTGGGCAGCAGCACGTCAACGCGGGGCATGCCGGCGCTCCTCCCATCCGATGCCGAGCGCCCGCGGCGCGTCCACCCGCCGGTCCGGCACCGTCGTCGGGACCTCCTGGTGATACACGCCCGACGGCAGGATGCCGCAGCCGCCGTAGCGCGCCATGACGCGCAGCTGCGCGAGCACGTCTTCGCCGCAGTGCGCGACGGGCAGGTCGCGCCAGAAACCGAAGCCGCCGCAGGCACGGAGCTTCCCGGTGTCGTACATCACGCACCCGCCGATCCATGCGACGCGGTAGGTTCGCCAGGCGCCGGCCGGCAGCGCGAGCCGACGCTGAACGTGATAGAGGTTCGCGGCGTTGTGCAGCCGGTGCCGCCGCCACGCCGGGGAATCGGGCGGTACGGCCTCCGGTCGGACGCGGCCCTCCCAGAACTCGACATGCTGCTCGTGCGGGCGCACGTCGTCCGCGTGACTCAGGCCGATGACCGCCTGGCCGACGAATCCGCACTGCTCGGCGGTGAGTGCCTGCAGCAGAGTGCCGATCACCCCGGGTTCGAGGATCAGGTCGTCGTCGAGGAACAGCGCGAAGGGCGCCTGCACGCGATCGAGGAGAAAATGACGATGCTCGGCCAGTCCGCGCGGCGGCAGGTGCCGGTGCGTCTCCACCGTGTGCCCGTGGGCGCGCAGGACGCGCAGGGTCGCCTGGACTTCGCCGGCGCGCACGGAGTCGCCGTGAACGGTCTGGTCCGAGATCACCACCCGGAAGCCGCGGAACGCCTGCGCGCACAGGCTCGTCAGCGTCACGGCGAGCGCGGCCGGGCGATTGCAGGTCGGTATGAGGACGTCGACGTTCGGGCTCACCGGGTCGCTCTCGTCTCCCGGTTCACGCTGGTCCGAAGGTCGCGCCCCCGGTTCATCCGCCCACCACCCGCCGGATGCGCTCGATGATTCCGCTCGTGGAGCGGTCGCCGACGTAGGGAAGAATGCACACGGCGCCGCCCAGACTCTCGACGAGCGCGGCCTCGGGGAGCGTGTCGCGCGTGTAGTCGCCGCCCTTCACGTAGATGTCGGGCCGCGCGGCCGAGATGAGCTCGCGCGGGGAATCGTCGTCGAAGGCGACGACGTAGTCCACGTAGCTGAGCGCGGCGAGCACCTTGAGGCGATCCTCGAGCGCGTTGATCGGGCGGCCGCGGCCCTTCAGCCGCGCGACGCTCGCGTCCGCGTTCACGCCGACGATCAGCACGTCGCCCAGGCCCTTCGCGCGATTGAGCAGCGTGACGTGCCCGCGATGGAGGATGTCGAAGCAGCCGTTGGTGAAGACGATGCGCCGCCCGGCGGCGCGCTCCGCCTCCACCCGCTGCGCGAGCGCGCGCGCGTCGGGCACGCGCTTTTCGCCGCCCGCGAACAGCGCGCGCAGCTCGGCGGTGCTGCACACCGCCGTGCCGTCCTTGCCGACGACCACCGCCGCCGCCGCCGATGCGATCTCCGCGGCCTCGGGCGTCTCCGCGCCCGACGCCAGGGCGAGCGCCAGCGCGGCGACGTACGTGTCGCCGCCGCCGGTGGTGCGCGGCGCGCGCGCCGGGCGGGCGTACGTGCGGTAGGGCGCGCGGCCGTGCTCGAGAATGATCGCGCCGTCGGTGTCCAGCGTGACCGCCGCGATACGCGCGCCGGTGCGTTGCAGCAGGCGCTCGCTCTGGGCCGCGATGCGCTCGGCGCGCCCGCCGCGCGCGGCGTCGGCGGTGCGTTCGAGCAGCGCGAGGGCCTGGGTGTAACTGGGCTTCACGACGGTCGGCGCGACGACGGCGAAGCGCGTGAGGCGGCGCGAGTCGACCACGACCGGTGCCGTGAACCGGCCTCCGAGTCCGGCGAGCGCACCGAGCACGGTCGCCGTGAACACGCCGTAGCCGTAATCCGAGAGAACGACGACGTCCGCCTCCGCGCACGCGGCGAGCGCGCGATCGAGCAGCGCGTGCTCGATGTCCGCGGCAAGCGCGCGCCGCGCGCCGGAATCGAAGCGCGCGACCATCTGTCCGTCCGCGACGAGCCGGTGCTTGGCGGGCGTGCGACGTGCGCGGTCGACGATGAGCGAGGTGTCGTCCACGCCGCGTTCCCGGAGCGCGCGGCGCAGCCGCGCGCCGTCGGCGTCCTCGCCGATCACGGAGACGAACGTCACGCGACCGCCGAGCGCCGCGAGATTCGCCGCGGCGTTGGCGGCGCCGCCCGGCAGGTCCTGCGTGGCGTCGATCTGGACGAGCGGAACGGGCGCCTCGCGACAGAGGCGCTCGACGCGACCCTGGAGATAAACATCGAGGAGCGCGTCGCCGATCACCGTGACGCGCCGCTCCGGAAGCGCATCGGCGATCTGCGCGAGATCGATGGGCACCGCTGTTCCCTCAGCAATCGATTCGTCGCGAACGAGTCGAAGCATACCAGAGACGAGCGCGTACACCAGCCCGTAACTTCATCCCGATGCGGCCGAGACGAAGCGGCTCGGCAAAGTCCCTGAAGCGATCAAAGGAACCGCGCGCGGCTGTCGCCAATCGGTTACACGTGTCGCGCTCGGGCCGACGGCGCTCAGTACTTTTGCGGATGCACGCACGCGGCCGCTTGACGGCAGAATGCCTCGAAAGAACCGCTGTCCGAAGCGGCCGCCAGCCGTCCGCCACGCAGTTGGAATCGAGGGAACGTCATGGTCGCAAGGATTGCGATGATCAGTGAGCACGCGTCCCCGCTGGCCACGCTGGGTGGCGTGGACAGCGGCGGACAGAACGTCTATGTAGCGCAACTCGCGAATCAGCTTGCCGCGCGCGGTTACCAGGTCGACGTGTTCACGCGGCGCGACCAGGAGACGCTGCCGGACGTCGTGAAGTTCATCAGCCGCGTGCGCGTCGTGCACGTGAAGGCCGGCCCGCCGGTACCGATCCCCAAGGAGCAGCTGCTGCCGTACATGCCGGAGTTCGCCCGGCAGATGAGCCTCTATTGTCGGCGCCAGCGCATGCCCTACGACGTCGTGCACGCGAACTTCTGGACCTCCGGCGTCGTCGCGATGGCCCTGAAGGCGGAGCTGGACCTGCCGTTCGTGATCACGTTCCACGCGCTGGGTCGGGTGCGCCGCCTGCATCAGGGCGAGGCGGACCACTTTCCGGACGAGCGTCCGGAGATCGAGGAGCGGATCATCGCCGCGGCCGACTGCGTGATCGCGGAGTGCGCCCAGGATCGCGCAGACCTCCTGAACCTCTACGGGGCCGACCCCGCGCGGATCCGCATCGTGCCCTGCGGCTTCGACAGCGCGGAGCTTTGGCCCGTGGAGAAATGCGTCGCGCGGCGCGTGTTGGGGTTCGCGCCGGGCGAACGCATCGTCGCGAGCATCGGCCGCCTGGTGCCGCGCAAGGGAATCGATGTCGCCATCCGGGCGCTCGGCCGGCTCTGGCGGGAGCACGGCGTGGACGCGCGGCTCGTCGTGGTGGGCGGCGAGTCCGAGCTGCCGTGCCCGACGGCGACCCCGGAGATCGCGCGGCTGCATCGCATCGCGGCCGAGGAAGGCGTGGACGACCGGGTGACGTTCACCGGCTCCTGCCGTCGGCAGCTGCTGCGCTATTACTACAGCGCCGCGGACGTCTTCGTGACGACCCCGTGGTACGAGCCGTTCGGGATCACGCCCGTCGAGGCGATGGCCTGCGGCACGCCGGTCATCGGGACGAGCGTGGGCGGCATCAAGACCACGATACGCCACGGGCGCACCGGCTTCCTGATTCCGCCGCACAGCGCCGATGCGCTCGCCGCGCGCCTCGCGGAGCTCCTCGGCGCGCCCGAGCTGCGTCGGGCGCTCGGCGACGCGGGCCGCGAACGGGCCAACCGGCACTTCACGTGGGCGCAGGTCGCCGACCGCGTCGCCTCTCTCTACGCGCACGTCATCGCCGCCGGGGCGGAGCAGCGCGCCGGCAACGCCAACGCCTGAGCGGGAGGGGAGGCCGATGCAGGAAGGATCGGGGATGCCGGCTCTGCGCGGGAAGGTCGCGCTCGTGACGGGCGGGGCGCGCGGCCTCGGCGCGGAGGTCTGCCGGGTGCTCGCGCGCCACGGCGCCGATGTCGTGTGCGCGGACGTCCGCGAGGACCTCGCCGAGGGGCTCGTGCAGGAGATCCGCGGCGCGGAGGGGCAGGCGAGCACGATCGCGCTCGACGTGCGCGACCCGCAAGCCGTCGCGGACGCCGTCGGGCGCCTGGTTCGCAGCCACGACCGGGTGGACATCGTCGTCAACAACGCGGCGATCGACATCACGGTGGCCGCCGACGAGCTCGCGGTCGATGACTGGCGGCGCATCATCGACACGAATCTGAACGGGCCGTACTGGCTCTGCCGCAGCGTCTTCCCCGTGATGAAGCGGCAAGGAGGCGGGCAGATCGTCAACATCGCGTCGACGGCGGCGAAGCGCGCCTGGCCGAACGCGACCGGCTACCACGCGAGCAAGTGGGGCCTGCTCGGGTTGAGCCACGCGCTCCACGCCGAGGGACGCGCGCACGGCATCAAGGTGACGGCGGTGGTGAGCGGAGGGATGCGCACGCCGTTCCTGCTGGACCGGTTCCCCGACATCGACGTCAACACGCTGCAGGACCCGCGGCACGTGGCCGACACGATCCTGTTCGTGCTGACGCGCCCGCCCGAGACGGTGATTCCGGAGATCATGGTGCTGCCGATGACGGAGACGTCCTGGCCGTGACGGTCAAGGCGATATTCCTCGACAAAGACGGCACGCTGATCGAGAACGTGCCGTACAACACGGATCCGTCCCGGGTCCGCCTGACTCCGGGTGCCGGCCCCGCGCTCGTGCGCCTGCACACGCTCGGCTACGCGCTCATCGTCGTCTCGAACCAGCCCGGCATCGCGCACGGGTTCTTCGCGCCGCGCGCGCTCGACGCGGTGTACGAACGACTGCGGATCCTGCTCGCGCCGTACCACGTTCCGCTCGCGGGGTTCTATTACTGCCCGCATCACCCCGCCGGGCGCGTGCCGCGCTACGCGACCGCCTGCGGCTGCCGCAAACCGGCGCCCGGCCTGCTGCTCGCGGCCGCGACGATCCACGGCGTCCATCTCGAGCGGTCATGGATGATCGGCGACATCCTCGACGACGTGGAGGCCGGGCAGCGCGCCGGCTGCCGCACCGTGCTCGTCGACAACGGCAACGAAACCGAGTGGCGCCAGGGACCGTTCCGCGCGCCGGACGCGACCGCGACGGACCTCCGGGGCGCCGCGGAGCGCATCGCGCGGTGTGCCGCCTGGAGCGAACGCTATTACCGGCGGGAGGTGCGCGCGTGAGCGGACCACCCCGCTGGGAGACCGCGCGAAACCTGTTGTGCGTGCGGCTCGACGCGCTCGGCGATGTCCTCATGACGGGACCCGCCATCGCGGCGCTCAAACGCGCGCGGCCGGACCGGCACGTGACCGTGCTCACCTCGCCGGCGGGCGCCGCGATCGCGCAGTACCTGCCCGGGATCGACGCGCTGATCGTCCATCGCTCGCCCTGGGTCAAGGCGACGGCGCCGCGGGCGCGCGTCGGGGACGATCGCGTGCTGCTGGCGCGCCTGCGCACCCGGGACTTCGATGCGGCCGTGATCTTCACGGTGTACAGCCAGAGCGCGCTGCCGGCGGCGACGTACTGCTACCTCGCCGGCATTCCGCTGCGCCTCGCGCACTGCCGGGAGAATCCGTACGGGCTGCTGACGGACTGGGCGCCGGAGACGGAGCCGCAGCAGGGCGTGCGGCACGAAGTGCAGCGGCAGCTCGATCTCGTCGCCCGCGTCGGAGCGCGCATCGACGACGACCGGCTGCGCCTCAACGTTCCCGCCGAGAGCTTCGCCAAGGCGCAGGTGCTGGTCGCCGGCCTGCGGCTCGGCCGGAACGCACGCTGGGCGCTCGTGCACCCGGGCGCCAGCGCTCCCTCCCGGCGCTATCCACCGGAAGGGTTCGCGCGCGCGGCCGATCTGCTGGTCCGGGAGCACGGTTGTCACGTCGTCTACACGGGAAGCGCGGCGGAATCCGCGCTGATCGCCGAGATCCGGGCGCACATGCGCTCGCCCTCGCACTCGCTCGCCGGGCGGTGCGATCTCGGCACGCTGAGCGCGCTCATCGCGCTCGCGCCCGTGCTGGTCGTCAACAACACCGGGCCGGCGCACATCGCGGCCGCGGTCGGCACCCCGGTCGTCGATCTCTACGCGCTCACGAACCCGCAGCACACGCCGTGGCGCGTGGAGAGCCGGGTCCTGTATCACGACGTGCCGTGCAAGAACTGCTACAAAAGCGTCTGCCCGATCGGCCATCACGACTGCCTGCGGCGCGTTCCGCCGGAAGCCGTCGCCCGGGCGGCCGTGGAGCTCCTGGAGGGCACGCCGCAGGGCGAGCGCGTGCGGGTCGCGCAGGGAGCGCGCTAGATGTACACCCTCGGCATCAACGCGGCCTACCACGATTCCTCGGCGTGCCTCGTGCACGACGGCGTCGTCGTCGCCGCGGCGGAGGAAGAGCGGTTCACGCGTATCAAGCACGCGAAACGTCCGGTGCCGTTCTCGGCCTGGGAGCTCCCGTACCACGCGATCGATTTCTGCCTCGCGAGCGCCGGCGTCGACATCGGCGCGCTCGATCACGTCGCCTACGCGTACGATCCGCAGCAGCTGCTGCGCGACGGCCGGTCGGCCGTGGTCGCGCTGCCGCTCCAGCCGAGCGCGCACCCGATCCCCGAAGGGTGGGATTCGCCGTGGGAGCCGCTGTTCGTCTCCTACGTCGTCAACGCCCCGCGCCTCCTGGTCGACGGCGTGCCCCACCATCTGCAACGCCGCTTCGGCAAGGCCGGGGCCGCGCGTTACCGCTGGCATTTCGTCGATCACCACCTCGCGCACGAGGCGAGTGCTTTCCTGCCGTCGCCCTTCGATAGCGCCGCCGTGCTGACGATGGACGGACGCGGCGAGCGCGCGACCACGAGCTACGCGGTCGGGCAGGGCACCGGGCTCGAGCGCCTCGCGCAGATCGACCTGCCGCATTCGCTCGGCCTCCTGTACGAGGAGGTGACGCGCTACCTCGGCTTTCTGCATTCGTCGGACGAGTACAAGGTCATGGCTCTCGCCTCGTTCGGCAAGCCGCGCTACCGCGAGCTGTTTCGCGAGATTCTCGAGAGCGGGCCGGACGGCCGCTACCGGATCAACGACGTCCCGCTCGCCGAGCGTCTCGGTCCCGCGCGGCGTCGCGGCGAGGCGCTGGAGGAGCGTCACTTCGACGTGGCCTGCTCCCTGCAGAAGGCCCTCGAGGAGACCGTGCTCGGCATGGCGCGCTGGCTGCACGAGCAGACCGGCGAGCGCCGGTTGTGCCTGGCCGGCGGCGTCGCGCTCAACTGCGTGATGAACGGGCGGCTGTTGCGGGAAGGGCCGTACGACGACATCTGGGTCCAGCCGGCGGCCGGCGACGCCGGCACCGCGCTCGGGGCGGCGCTCTGGATCGATGCGCGCGAGCGGAACGACGGCGAGCGCCGTTACACGATGGATCACGCGCTGCTCGGCCCGTCGTACGACGAACGCGAGATCGAGGCGGTGCTGCGTCGCGCCGGCGTCCGTTACCGGCGTCTGCCCGGCCTCGACGACGTGGCCGAGCTGCTCGCGCGCGACCGGATCGTCGCCTGGTTCCAGGGCGCGATGGAGTTCGGGCCGCGTGCGCTCGGCGGCCGATCGATCCTCGCCTCGCCGATGTCGCCGTCGATGCAGGCGCGCCTGAACGACATCAAGGACCGCGAGGATTTCCGCCCGGTGGCCCCGGTCGTCCTGGAGGAGGAGGCGCCGGACTGGTTCGCGGGCTGCCGGCGCTCGCCGTTCATGCTGTTCGTGTACGACGTGCTACCCGAACGGCGCGCGCGCATCCCGGCGGTCGCGCACGTCGACGGCACGGCGCGGGTGCAGACCGTCAACCGCGAGCAGCACCCCGTCTACTATGACCTGCTGCGCGCCTTCCAGGCCCGCACGGGCGTGCCGGTGCTGGTCAACACCTCGTTCAACACGCGCGGCGAGCCGATCGTGTGCACGCCGCGCGACGCGCTCGAGTGCTTCGCGAGCTCGCCGCTGGATGCCCTGGTCATGGGACCGTTTCTGCTCGAGAAACGGGAGCTGCTCAATGACGTTGCGCGTTTCCGTCGTCGTACCGACGTACCGGCGCCCGTTTCTGCTTGACCGGTGCCTGCGGGCGCTCGTCGGGCAGGACCTGCCGCGGGGGGAATACGAGATCGTCGTGGTCGACGACGCCAATGACGCCAAGACGCGCGAGGTCGTCGAGGACTATGGACGCGAGGGCGACATCGCGCCGCCGATCCGCTACGAGTGCGTCACCGGCCGCCACGGTCCCGCGATCGCGCGCAACCGCGGCTGGCGCGCGGCGCGCGCCCCCATCGTGTCGTTCACGGACGACGACTGCGTTCCGCAATCCGACTGGCTTCGCCACGGCCTTCTGGCGCTCGACGGCGGCGCGGCGGCCGCGTGGGGACGGATCCGTGTCCCGCTGCCGCCCGAGCCGACCGATTACGAGCGCGATGCCGCGCGGCTCGCCGACGCCGGCTTCGTTACGGCGAACTGCTTCTGTCGGCGGGAGGCGCTGCAGGCCGTCGGCGGACTGGACGAGCGTTTCACGGCCGCGTTTCGCGAGGACAGCGATCTCTACTTTTCCCTGCTCGAGCGCGGGCTGCCGGTCGTGCACGCGCCGCGGGCGATCGTCGTGCATCCGCTGCGGCCGGCCGGGTGGGGAGAGAGCCTGCGGCAGCAACGCAAGATCCTGTTCGATGCGTTGCTCTACAAGAAACACCCGGCCCTGTACCGGGCGCGCATCCGGCGCACGCCGCGCTGGGATTACTACGGCATCGTCGCGCTCCTGGGCCTCGCGCTCGGCGGTGCGGCCGCCGGCGCGACGGGCGTGGCCCTTGGCGCGGGGGCCGGCTGGGCCGGCATGACGGCGCAGCTCTTCGCGACGCGTCTCGCCGGCACCCGGCGCTCGCCCGCGCACGTGGCCGAGATGGCGCTCACCTCGGCCTTGATCCCGCCGCTCGCCGTGTACTGGCGCCTCGTGGGCGCCGTCCGGTTTCGCACCGCGTTCTTTTGACGAACACATGGCGCCGCCCATCGCCTTCGCGCAGATCGAGCCCGTGGGACAGTGCAACCTGCGCTGCCGCATGTGTCCGATCCAGTTCCGCCGGGACGGCCCGCCCCACGGTCCGCTCGCGTTCATGCCGCTCGCCACCTTCCGGCGCCTGATCGACCAGCTCCCGGACCTTCGGTCCTTGCACCTGCAAGGCATGGGCGAGCCGCTGATGCATCCGCAGTTCTTCGAGATGGTGCGCTACGCGGCCGCCCGCGGCGTGCGCGTGTCCACGAACACCAACCTCACGCTCCTGTCCGAGCGGCGCGCGCGGCTGTGCGTGGAAAGCGGACTGCACGAGTTGCATGTCTCCATCGACGGAGCGACCGCGGCGACCTACGAGGCGATCCGGGTGCGGTCGCGCTTCGCGCGGGTGCTGCGCCACCTGGAGTGGCTGCAACGCGCGCGCGAGGCGTGCAAGGCCTCGGCGCCCGAAGTCCGGATCGTCGCCGTGGTCATGCGCCGCAACCTCGAGGAGCTGCCGGGGCTGGTGGAGCTGGCGCACCGGTACGGGGTGCGACGGGTCTTCGTCCAGCATTTGTGCCACGACTTCGCGGAGGAGAGCTTGCCCGCGGAGTACCGGCCGATGCGCCACTTCGTCGACGACGAGAGCCTGCTCGGCGTCCCGGTGGAGCGGATCGACGCGTGGTTCGGCCGCGCGCGCGAGCGCGCCCTGGCGCTCGGGGTGGACCTGCGGCTGCCGCGGGCGCGGCCGCGGGCGGAAGGGCCCGCCCCCGGGGCACGGCGCTGCGAGTGGCCCTGGCGCGGTCCTTATATAAGTTACCGCGGCGAGGCCATGCCGTGCTGCATGGTCTCCACGCCGGATCGCATCAACTTCGGGAACATGGCCGACCAGGGCATCGAGACCGTGTGGCGTTCCGCGCCCTACGAGGCCTTTCGCGCGGGCCTGGACGGGGACACGCCGCCCGAGGTGTGCCGCTCGTGCTCGGTTTACCAGGGAGTCTTTTGATATATGGCCCGAACTTCACAGGATGCACTGGCGGGCGACACGGCGGCGGCGTTGTCGCCCGGCCATCGCCTGGGACCGACGCTGCCCGAGCGCGTCGCGGTCTTCCGGGCGCTGCAGCTCGGCGACATGCTGTGCGCGGTCCCGGCGCTGCGCGCCCTGCGGGCCGCGCTGCCGCGCGCCCGCATCACGCTCATCGGCCTGCCGTGGGCGGGCGCGTTCGCGAGCCGTTTCGCCCGCGACGTCGACGACTTTCTCGCGTTTCCGGGCGGTTCGGGCCTGCCCGAGCGAAGCGCCACCGCGCCCGAGACCGAGGCATTCTACGCCCGTGCGCGTGCCGCGCGCTTCGACCTCGCGATCCAGCTGCACGGCGACGGCGAGCGCTCCAACGCGATCGTCGAGGAGATGGGCGCCCGCAGGCTGGCGGGGTTCTTCCGGCCCGGCGGACGCGCGCCGGAGCCGGAAC is from Sulfurifustis variabilis and encodes:
- a CDS encoding carbamoyltransferase, which gives rise to MYTLGINAAYHDSSACLVHDGVVVAAAEEERFTRIKHAKRPVPFSAWELPYHAIDFCLASAGVDIGALDHVAYAYDPQQLLRDGRSAVVALPLQPSAHPIPEGWDSPWEPLFVSYVVNAPRLLVDGVPHHLQRRFGKAGAARYRWHFVDHHLAHEASAFLPSPFDSAAVLTMDGRGERATTSYAVGQGTGLERLAQIDLPHSLGLLYEEVTRYLGFLHSSDEYKVMALASFGKPRYRELFREILESGPDGRYRINDVPLAERLGPARRRGEALEERHFDVACSLQKALEETVLGMARWLHEQTGERRLCLAGGVALNCVMNGRLLREGPYDDIWVQPAAGDAGTALGAALWIDARERNDGERRYTMDHALLGPSYDEREIEAVLRRAGVRYRRLPGLDDVAELLARDRIVAWFQGAMEFGPRALGGRSILASPMSPSMQARLNDIKDREDFRPVAPVVLEEEAPDWFAGCRRSPFMLFVYDVLPERRARIPAVAHVDGTARVQTVNREQHPVYYDLLRAFQARTGVPVLVNTSFNTRGEPIVCTPRDALECFASSPLDALVMGPFLLEKRELLNDVARFRRRTDVPAPVSA
- a CDS encoding glycosyltransferase is translated as MTLRVSVVVPTYRRPFLLDRCLRALVGQDLPRGEYEIVVVDDANDAKTREVVEDYGREGDIAPPIRYECVTGRHGPAIARNRGWRAARAPIVSFTDDDCVPQSDWLRHGLLALDGGAAAAWGRIRVPLPPEPTDYERDAARLADAGFVTANCFCRREALQAVGGLDERFTAAFREDSDLYFSLLERGLPVVHAPRAIVVHPLRPAGWGESLRQQRKILFDALLYKKHPALYRARIRRTPRWDYYGIVALLGLALGGAAAGATGVALGAGAGWAGMTAQLFATRLAGTRRSPAHVAEMALTSALIPPLAVYWRLVGAVRFRTAFF
- a CDS encoding radical SAM protein, with protein sequence MAPPIAFAQIEPVGQCNLRCRMCPIQFRRDGPPHGPLAFMPLATFRRLIDQLPDLRSLHLQGMGEPLMHPQFFEMVRYAAARGVRVSTNTNLTLLSERRARLCVESGLHELHVSIDGATAATYEAIRVRSRFARVLRHLEWLQRAREACKASAPEVRIVAVVMRRNLEELPGLVELAHRYGVRRVFVQHLCHDFAEESLPAEYRPMRHFVDDESLLGVPVERIDAWFGRARERALALGVDLRLPRARPRAEGPAPGARRCEWPWRGPYISYRGEAMPCCMVSTPDRINFGNMADQGIETVWRSAPYEAFRAGLDGDTPPEVCRSCSVYQGVF